In Gordonia phthalatica, one genomic interval encodes:
- a CDS encoding low temperature requirement protein A, whose protein sequence is MSISTSIRRMTGRDPREDGRGASDLEVFYDLVFVVAFSIAGTQLAEYLAQGHYRAAIIGYAIATFASTWAWINFAWFASAFDTDDWIYRLLTLVQMVGVAIIAIGLPPVFASIDAGEHVNLTVVVIGYIVMRVAMIVHWLRAAVQAPEYRATCLVYAGMTAIAQVGWVVVMLVPLLLVPTLIGIGVCMVLELSGPAIAETLVKRTPWHPEHIVERYATLVVITLGEGVVGTVAVLQTLIAKTGWSVETGVLGLSAMGVTFAMWWLYFRLEVGRPLAQQPEKSFSFGYASMPIVIGCAASGAGLHLVAMWIDGQTSIPETALYAAVAVPIAVFCLGTLAMYFHLAGINVLAVPLVIAIVLPLIVGGVLAALGVTLLVPIIVVCLTPVLPVLVVEFAARSSVAKLRR, encoded by the coding sequence GTGAGCATTTCCACCAGCATCCGACGCATGACGGGCCGTGACCCGCGTGAGGACGGTCGCGGTGCCAGCGACCTCGAGGTCTTCTACGACCTCGTCTTCGTCGTCGCCTTCTCGATCGCGGGCACGCAGCTCGCCGAGTACCTCGCCCAGGGGCACTATCGGGCGGCGATCATCGGCTACGCGATCGCCACGTTCGCCTCCACCTGGGCGTGGATCAACTTCGCGTGGTTCGCCTCCGCCTTCGACACCGACGACTGGATCTACCGCCTCCTGACCCTGGTCCAGATGGTCGGCGTCGCGATCATCGCGATCGGGTTGCCGCCGGTGTTCGCGTCCATCGACGCAGGCGAGCACGTCAACCTCACGGTGGTGGTCATCGGCTACATCGTGATGCGGGTGGCGATGATCGTGCACTGGCTGCGCGCCGCTGTTCAGGCGCCCGAGTACCGCGCGACGTGCCTGGTGTACGCGGGGATGACGGCGATCGCCCAGGTCGGCTGGGTGGTCGTGATGCTGGTTCCGCTTCTGCTGGTGCCGACGTTGATCGGTATCGGCGTCTGCATGGTGCTGGAACTGTCGGGACCGGCGATCGCCGAGACCCTCGTCAAGCGCACGCCGTGGCACCCGGAGCACATCGTAGAACGCTATGCGACGCTGGTCGTCATCACCCTCGGCGAGGGCGTCGTCGGCACCGTCGCCGTCCTGCAGACGCTGATCGCGAAGACCGGCTGGAGCGTCGAGACGGGTGTCCTGGGACTGTCGGCGATGGGCGTCACCTTCGCGATGTGGTGGCTCTACTTCCGGCTCGAGGTCGGGCGGCCGCTGGCTCAGCAGCCGGAGAAGTCCTTCTCCTTCGGCTACGCCAGCATGCCGATCGTCATCGGCTGCGCCGCGTCGGGCGCCGGGTTGCACCTGGTGGCCATGTGGATCGACGGTCAGACCAGCATCCCGGAGACCGCGTTGTACGCGGCCGTGGCCGTTCCGATCGCAGTCTTCTGTCTCGGCACCCTCGCCATGTACTTCCACCTCGCCGGGATCAACGTGCTGGCCGTCCCGCTGGTCATCGCGATCGTGCTCCCGCTGATCGTGGGCGGCGTCCTCGCTGCTCTCGGCGTCACCCTGCTGGTCCCGATCATCGTGGTCTGCCTGACCCCGGTCCTGCCGGTGCTGGTGGTGGAGTTCGCCGCCCGCAGCAGCGTCGCCAAGCTCCGGCGCTGA
- the purD gene encoding phosphoribosylamine--glycine ligase produces the protein MRVLVIGSGGREHALLLGLKRDPSVRELHAAPGNAGTASVATNHAVDVASTDAVVALAREIAADLVVVGPEVPLVLGVADALRAAGIDVFGPSAQAAQIEGSKAFAKDVMAAAGVRTARAEIVDNPAELDAALDRFGPTWVVKDDGLAAGKGVVVTPDRVAARAHAADCLENGHPVLLESFLSGPEVSLFCLVDGDTVVPLLPAQDHKRVGDGDLGPNTGGMGAYTPLPWLPDAMVARIVDEVCKPVAAELVKRGTPFNGLLYAGLAVDEEGPAVVEFNCRFGDPETQAVLDLLESPLGEALAATARGTLADLPPLRWHDGAAVVVVLAAENYPGRPRTGDVISGASAEGVLHAGTAINDKGDVVSSGGRVLSIVGRGADLAAARAQAYERLAGVKLTGSHFRTDIGKAAEEGRISL, from the coding sequence GTGCGCGTACTCGTGATCGGCTCGGGCGGCCGCGAACATGCCCTCCTCCTCGGACTCAAGCGTGACCCGTCGGTGAGGGAGCTGCATGCGGCTCCCGGCAACGCGGGCACCGCGTCGGTCGCCACCAACCACGCGGTCGACGTCGCGTCGACCGACGCCGTGGTCGCCCTCGCGAGAGAGATCGCCGCCGACCTGGTGGTGGTCGGTCCCGAGGTCCCGCTGGTCCTCGGCGTGGCCGACGCCCTCCGCGCCGCCGGGATCGACGTCTTCGGACCCAGCGCGCAGGCCGCGCAGATCGAGGGCTCCAAGGCCTTCGCCAAGGACGTCATGGCCGCCGCCGGCGTACGGACCGCGCGCGCGGAGATCGTCGACAACCCCGCCGAGCTCGACGCCGCCCTCGACCGCTTCGGGCCCACCTGGGTGGTCAAGGACGACGGCCTGGCCGCGGGCAAGGGCGTCGTCGTGACCCCGGACCGCGTCGCCGCCCGCGCACACGCCGCGGACTGCCTGGAGAACGGACACCCGGTCCTCCTCGAGAGCTTCCTGTCGGGTCCCGAGGTGTCCCTGTTCTGCCTGGTCGACGGCGACACCGTGGTCCCGCTGCTGCCCGCCCAGGACCACAAGCGCGTCGGCGACGGCGATCTCGGTCCCAACACCGGCGGCATGGGCGCCTACACGCCGCTCCCGTGGCTGCCGGACGCGATGGTCGCCCGCATCGTCGACGAGGTCTGCAAGCCCGTCGCGGCCGAACTCGTCAAGCGCGGCACCCCGTTCAACGGACTCCTGTACGCGGGCCTCGCCGTCGACGAGGAGGGCCCCGCCGTCGTCGAGTTCAACTGCCGATTCGGCGACCCCGAGACGCAGGCCGTCCTGGACCTCCTCGAATCGCCGCTCGGTGAGGCGCTCGCCGCCACCGCCCGCGGCACCCTCGCCGACCTGCCGCCCCTGCGCTGGCACGACGGCGCCGCCGTCGTCGTGGTCCTCGCCGCCGAGAACTACCCGGGGCGCCCGCGCACCGGAGACGTCATCTCCGGCGCGAGCGCGGAGGGCGTCCTGCACGCGGGGACCGCGATCAACGACAAGGGCGACGTGGTGTCGTCGGGCGGTCGCGTCCTGTCGATCGTCGGCCGCGGCGCCGACCTCGCCGCCGCCCGCGCCCAGGCGTACGAGCGGCTGGCCGGCGTGAAGCTCACCGGCTCGCACTTCCGCACCGACATCGGCAAGGCCGCCGAAGAAGGTCGCATCTCGCTGTAA
- a CDS encoding LppP/LprE family lipoprotein, which produces MRINTATRAMAAAATLGVALTACSGAGDDITAQQSSRQQSGAPAHTSTTDTDAGPGQTEATQPTEQAPQQPGASTTDAPPTTTPAAETNARPGSGHGYCFDLNSALARDAIATLGTDMQGGAWQPQGASEHPLSEGCGLDWLLVNGSGVQDATYTSRVLLFAGGKYLGTVEPHEFSYTSIAGGTLNSVTVRYRWLRKDDPFCCPQGGPTEVTVTLSGGRLSRTGQFPPET; this is translated from the coding sequence ATGAGGATCAACACCGCGACACGCGCGATGGCTGCTGCGGCGACGCTCGGCGTGGCACTCACCGCCTGCTCGGGCGCGGGCGACGACATCACGGCGCAGCAGTCGAGCCGGCAGCAATCGGGGGCACCCGCCCACACCTCGACGACCGACACCGACGCCGGACCCGGGCAGACGGAGGCCACGCAGCCGACCGAGCAGGCGCCGCAGCAGCCGGGCGCGTCGACCACCGACGCCCCGCCGACCACCACTCCGGCCGCGGAGACGAACGCCCGCCCCGGCAGCGGTCACGGGTACTGCTTCGACCTGAACTCGGCGCTGGCGCGGGATGCGATCGCGACGCTCGGCACCGACATGCAGGGCGGCGCGTGGCAGCCGCAGGGGGCCAGCGAGCATCCGCTGTCCGAGGGATGCGGACTCGACTGGCTGCTCGTCAACGGCAGCGGCGTCCAGGACGCCACCTACACCTCGCGGGTGCTGCTGTTCGCGGGCGGCAAATATCTCGGGACCGTGGAGCCGCACGAGTTCTCGTACACCTCGATCGCCGGCGGCACCCTCAACTCGGTGACCGTCCGCTACCGTTGGCTGCGCAAGGACGACCCCTTCTGCTGCCCGCAGGGCGGGCCGACGGAGGTGACGGTGACGCTGTCCGGCGGGCGACTCTCGCGGACGGGACAGTTCCCGCCGGAGACGTGA
- a CDS encoding alpha/beta hydrolase-fold protein encodes MASWNRLPTLAATSADSSATSRRLLSRRSLLGGAVGLAALGGIAACTASEDLDPRDAADIGGDDQLPVETAPPEIPNDPPVLTGSFISQRMAGRDTRWAVSRPNGVTGELPVVIVAHALNTNERSIFGKALNIQGVVQQYVDAGNPPFAVASVDVARNYFHARTDGTDGAAMILDEFIPMLESSPELNLRTDRIGLYGWSMGGYGALRMGALIGAPRVAAIAASSPALWGDPNNFPPRAFDSYLDYQANSLFGQQHAFSKIPVLLSIGMADQFYTYTRQWAADLHPPAAFSTTPGGHTNRFWRSVLPEQIEFLGRNLAR; translated from the coding sequence ATGGCTTCCTGGAATCGACTTCCGACTCTCGCCGCGACCTCTGCCGATTCGTCGGCGACGTCGCGGCGTCTGCTGTCGCGCCGGTCCCTCCTGGGCGGCGCGGTCGGCCTGGCCGCACTCGGCGGGATCGCCGCGTGCACCGCGTCGGAGGACCTCGATCCGCGGGACGCGGCGGACATCGGCGGCGACGACCAGCTCCCGGTCGAGACCGCTCCCCCGGAGATCCCGAACGATCCCCCGGTCCTCACCGGAAGCTTCATCTCGCAGCGCATGGCCGGCCGGGACACCCGTTGGGCGGTGTCCCGCCCCAACGGGGTGACCGGCGAGCTCCCGGTCGTGATCGTCGCGCACGCGTTGAACACCAACGAGCGCAGCATCTTCGGCAAGGCCCTCAACATCCAAGGCGTGGTGCAGCAGTACGTCGACGCAGGCAACCCGCCGTTCGCCGTCGCGAGCGTCGACGTGGCCCGCAACTACTTCCATGCCCGCACCGACGGCACGGACGGTGCGGCGATGATCCTCGACGAGTTCATCCCGATGCTCGAAAGCAGTCCCGAGCTGAACCTGCGCACCGATCGGATCGGCCTGTACGGCTGGTCGATGGGCGGCTACGGCGCCCTCCGCATGGGCGCGCTGATCGGCGCACCGCGCGTGGCGGCCATCGCCGCGAGCTCCCCCGCACTGTGGGGCGACCCGAACAACTTCCCGCCGCGCGCATTCGACTCGTACCTGGACTACCAGGCCAATTCACTGTTCGGTCAGCAGCACGCGTTCAGCAAGATCCCGGTGCTGCTGTCGATCGGCATGGCCGACCAGTTCTACACCTACACCCGCCAGTGGGCCGCCGACCTGCATCCGCCCGCCGCGTTCTCCACGACGCCGGGCGGCCACACCAACCGGTTCTGGCGGTCCGTGCTGCCCGAACAGATCGAGTTCCTGGGCCGGAACCTGGCGCGCTGA
- a CDS encoding DUF302 domain-containing protein, with product MDLAISTTVDAPLAEAVARTRDALAAQGFGILTEIDMAATLKTKIGAEIEDYVILGACNPPLAHRAVTAERQIGLLLPCNVVVRTDTENPGRSIVEAMNPQLMVTVVDNPDLAGVADDATAKLTAAVESLN from the coding sequence ATGGACCTCGCCATCAGCACCACCGTCGACGCCCCGCTCGCCGAAGCCGTCGCCCGCACCCGCGACGCACTCGCCGCCCAGGGTTTCGGCATCCTCACCGAGATCGACATGGCCGCCACCTTGAAGACCAAGATCGGCGCCGAGATCGAGGACTACGTCATCCTCGGCGCCTGCAATCCCCCGCTCGCGCACCGCGCGGTGACCGCGGAACGCCAGATCGGGCTGCTGCTGCCCTGTAACGTCGTCGTCCGCACGGACACCGAGAACCCCGGCCGCAGCATCGTCGAGGCGATGAACCCGCAGCTGATGGTGACCGTCGTCGACAACCCCGATCTCGCGGGCGTGGCCGACGACGCCACCGCGAAGCTCACCGCCGCCGTCGAGTCCCTGAACTGA
- a CDS encoding metal-sensitive transcriptional regulator, with translation MQSTAADEATTAVLNRLRRAQGQLGGVIAMIEDGRDCKDIVTQLAAVSRALDRAGFKIIATNLRECLSDEPESGAGPDLETLEKLFLTLA, from the coding sequence ATGCAGTCCACCGCGGCCGACGAAGCCACCACCGCCGTTCTCAACCGCCTGCGTCGCGCGCAGGGCCAGCTCGGCGGCGTCATCGCGATGATCGAGGACGGCCGCGACTGCAAGGACATCGTCACGCAGTTGGCTGCAGTCTCGCGCGCGCTCGATCGCGCGGGCTTCAAGATCATCGCCACCAACCTGCGCGAATGCCTCTCCGACGAGCCCGAGTCCGGTGCGGGCCCGGACCTCGAGACGCTGGAGAAGCTCTTCCTGACTCTCGCCTGA
- the purB gene encoding adenylosuccinate lyase, whose amino-acid sequence MGKPAISNVLASRYASADLAEIWSPQHKIVLERQLWIAVMKAQRDLGIEVPAEAIADYERVVGDVDLGSIADRERVTRHDVKARIEEFNALAGHEQIHKGMTSRDLTENVEQLQVLLSLQHVRNHGVAVLARITERAAQYASVVMAGRSHNVAAQATTLGKRFASAADELMIALTRVDELIARYPLRGIKGPMGTSQDMLDLLDGDADKLAQLEDKVAAHLGFAHAFTSVGQVYPRSLDYDVVSALVQVAAGPSSLATTIRLMAGNELVTEGFQPGQVGSSAMPHKMNTRSCERVNGLTVILRGYASMTGELAGNQWNEGDVFCSVVRRVALPDAFFAIDGLMETFLTVLAEFGAYPEVIANELDRYLPFLATTKVLMASVRAGVGRETAHEAIKENAVAVALAMREEGREPDLLDRLAADERIPLDRAQLDELIADKSAFVGAAEAQVATVVAQAAEWIEKYPDAAAYAPAPIL is encoded by the coding sequence GTGGGTAAACCTGCCATCAGCAATGTCCTGGCCAGTCGCTATGCTTCCGCGGATCTCGCGGAGATCTGGTCGCCGCAGCACAAGATCGTTCTGGAGCGCCAGCTCTGGATCGCCGTCATGAAGGCGCAGCGAGATCTCGGTATCGAGGTCCCCGCCGAGGCGATCGCCGATTACGAGCGGGTGGTCGGCGACGTCGACCTCGGCTCGATCGCCGACCGCGAGCGCGTCACGCGCCACGACGTCAAGGCGCGGATCGAGGAGTTCAACGCACTCGCCGGTCACGAGCAGATCCACAAGGGCATGACCAGCCGCGACCTCACCGAGAACGTGGAGCAGCTGCAGGTACTCCTCTCGCTGCAGCACGTCCGCAACCACGGCGTCGCCGTGCTCGCGCGCATCACCGAGCGCGCCGCGCAGTACGCGTCGGTGGTCATGGCCGGCCGCAGCCACAACGTCGCCGCGCAGGCCACCACCCTGGGCAAGCGCTTCGCATCGGCCGCCGACGAGCTGATGATCGCGCTCACCCGCGTCGACGAGCTGATCGCCCGCTACCCGCTGCGCGGCATCAAGGGCCCGATGGGCACCAGCCAGGACATGCTCGACCTGCTCGACGGCGACGCCGACAAGCTCGCGCAGCTCGAAGACAAGGTGGCCGCCCACCTCGGCTTCGCGCACGCCTTCACCTCCGTCGGCCAGGTGTACCCGCGATCGCTGGACTACGACGTCGTCTCCGCGCTGGTCCAGGTGGCCGCCGGACCGTCGTCGCTGGCCACCACCATCCGCCTGATGGCGGGCAACGAGCTGGTCACCGAGGGCTTCCAGCCCGGCCAGGTGGGCAGCTCGGCCATGCCGCACAAGATGAACACCCGCAGCTGCGAGCGCGTCAACGGCCTCACCGTGATCCTGCGCGGCTACGCGTCGATGACCGGCGAGCTCGCGGGCAACCAGTGGAACGAGGGCGACGTCTTCTGCTCCGTGGTGCGCCGCGTCGCGCTGCCCGACGCCTTCTTCGCGATCGACGGCCTGATGGAGACCTTCCTGACGGTCCTCGCCGAGTTCGGTGCGTACCCCGAGGTGATCGCCAACGAGCTCGACCGCTACCTTCCGTTCCTCGCCACCACCAAGGTGCTCATGGCGTCGGTCCGCGCCGGCGTCGGTCGCGAGACCGCGCACGAGGCCATCAAGGAGAACGCCGTCGCCGTCGCCCTGGCGATGCGCGAGGAGGGTCGCGAACCCGATCTCCTGGACCGCCTGGCCGCCGACGAGCGCATCCCGCTCGACCGCGCGCAGCTCGACGAGCTGATCGCAGACAAGTCCGCCTTCGTCGGCGCCGCCGAAGCGCAGGTCGCCACGGTCGTCGCACAGGCCGCCGAGTGGATCGAGAAGTATCCCGACGCCGCCGCGTACGCCCCCGCACCGATCCTCTAG
- a CDS encoding phosphoribosylaminoimidazolesuccinocarboxamide synthase yields MRPDLSSYRHIASGKVRDIYEVDDATLLLVTSDRISAYDFILDTPIRDKGRILTAASFFWFDHLGVPNHLDGGPDDERIPAGLVGRSMVVKKLPMVQVECVARGYLTGSGLIDYNATGSVCGVELPAGLGEADKLPEPIFTPATKAAVGDHDENVSFDHVAAEVGVELATALRDATLDIYGRGSDLAAERGIILADTKFEFGQAADGSLILADEVLTPDSSRYWDAATYRPGEVQPSFDKQIVRNWLTGPDSGWDRKSEQQPPALPAEIVEQTRARYIEAYERISQLKFDDWPDA; encoded by the coding sequence ATGCGACCTGATCTGTCCAGCTACCGGCACATCGCCTCCGGCAAGGTCCGCGACATCTACGAGGTCGATGACGCCACCCTCCTGCTGGTGACGTCCGACCGCATCTCGGCGTACGACTTCATCCTCGACACCCCGATCCGCGACAAGGGCCGCATCCTCACGGCGGCCAGCTTCTTCTGGTTCGACCACCTCGGCGTCCCCAACCACCTCGACGGCGGACCCGACGACGAGCGCATCCCGGCCGGTCTGGTCGGTCGCTCGATGGTCGTCAAGAAGCTGCCGATGGTGCAGGTGGAGTGCGTGGCCCGCGGCTACCTGACCGGCTCCGGCCTCATCGACTACAACGCCACCGGCTCGGTGTGCGGCGTGGAACTGCCCGCCGGTCTCGGCGAGGCCGACAAGCTGCCCGAGCCGATCTTCACCCCGGCGACGAAGGCCGCCGTCGGTGATCATGACGAGAACGTCAGCTTCGATCACGTTGCGGCGGAGGTCGGCGTGGAGTTGGCGACCGCCCTGCGCGATGCCACCCTCGACATCTACGGGCGCGGCTCCGACCTCGCCGCCGAGCGCGGGATCATCCTGGCCGACACCAAGTTCGAGTTCGGGCAGGCCGCAGACGGCTCGCTGATCCTCGCCGACGAGGTCCTCACGCCAGACTCGTCGCGCTACTGGGACGCCGCCACCTACCGGCCCGGCGAGGTGCAGCCGAGTTTTGACAAGCAGATCGTCCGCAACTGGCTCACCGGCCCCGACTCCGGCTGGGATCGTAAGTCCGAGCAGCAGCCGCCGGCCCTGCCCGCCGAGATCGTCGAGCAGACCCGCGCCCGCTATATCGAGGCCTACGAGCGGATCTCGCAGCTGAAGTTCGACGACTGGCCCGACGCGTGA
- a CDS encoding S9 family peptidase, translating into MARRVTAAESPVTPPVAKKVPAPREHHGDVFVDQYEWLRDKDDPEVTAYLEGQNAFVEEQTAHLASLRSDIFGEIKSRVQETDMSVPTRSGRFWYFTRTTEGLAYGVRSRSPIRSDDDWTPPEVTPGVDLPGEQVFFDANAEAEGHDFFSLGALSVSHDGDWLAYSVDVKGDERYTLRIKNLVTGELLPDTIENISAGATWSLDAKYVFYQTVDDAWRPDSVWRHEVGSAEPDVQVFHEPDERYWVGIGTTQSDEYLVIGVGSKITSEAYVLRADDPTGEFVSVAGRTDGVEYSVEHARIADQDWFVLVHNDRGAVDFAVDLVPVDDFGARRELIPHQPGRRLEDVDCFRDYLVLSYREAALPRLAIADLRSIDGLPTADDFVEVTFDQELRSAGLGANAEWETPKLRIGYGSYVDPSEILDLDVATGERTLLRRQPVLGGYDPSDYTAVREWATAADGTRIPVSLVFRRDLDLTTPSPMLLYGYGSYETCLDPGFSVARLSMLDRGMVMAFAHIRGGGEMGRLWYENGKTLTKKNTFTDFVDVARHLIDTGWTSPEHLVAEGGSAGGLLMGAVVNLAPELFNGVLAAVPFVDALNSILDPSLPLTVIEWDEWGDPLHDPEVYAYMKSYTPYENVGAKAYPSILAENSLHDTRVLFVEAAKWVARLQECTTSDNPILLKTEMSAGHGGVSGRYKQWEETAFELSWILEKAGALTE; encoded by the coding sequence CTGGCCCGACGCGTGACGGCCGCCGAGTCTCCGGTGACCCCACCGGTCGCCAAGAAGGTCCCGGCCCCGCGCGAGCACCACGGCGACGTCTTCGTCGACCAGTACGAGTGGCTGCGCGACAAGGACGATCCCGAGGTCACCGCCTACCTGGAGGGACAGAACGCCTTCGTCGAGGAGCAGACCGCGCACCTGGCGTCGCTCCGCAGCGACATCTTCGGCGAGATCAAGTCGCGCGTCCAAGAGACCGACATGAGCGTCCCGACCCGCAGCGGTCGGTTCTGGTACTTCACCCGCACCACCGAGGGCCTGGCCTACGGCGTGCGGTCGCGCAGTCCGATCCGCTCGGACGACGACTGGACGCCGCCCGAGGTGACGCCCGGCGTCGACCTCCCCGGCGAACAGGTCTTCTTCGACGCCAACGCCGAGGCCGAAGGACACGACTTCTTCAGCCTCGGTGCACTGTCGGTGAGCCACGACGGCGACTGGCTGGCGTACAGCGTCGACGTCAAGGGCGATGAGCGGTACACGCTGCGCATCAAGAACCTGGTGACCGGCGAACTGCTGCCCGACACGATCGAGAACATCTCGGCCGGCGCCACCTGGTCGCTCGACGCGAAGTACGTCTTCTATCAGACGGTCGACGACGCCTGGCGACCCGACAGCGTCTGGCGGCACGAGGTGGGCTCGGCCGAACCAGACGTGCAGGTCTTCCACGAGCCCGACGAGCGCTACTGGGTCGGGATCGGCACCACGCAGAGTGATGAGTACCTGGTCATCGGCGTCGGATCGAAGATCACGTCGGAGGCCTACGTCCTGCGGGCCGACGACCCGACCGGCGAGTTCGTCAGCGTCGCCGGCCGCACCGACGGCGTGGAGTACTCCGTGGAGCACGCGCGCATCGCAGATCAGGACTGGTTCGTCCTCGTCCACAACGACCGCGGTGCCGTCGACTTCGCCGTCGACCTGGTTCCCGTCGACGACTTCGGCGCTCGCCGCGAGCTGATCCCGCATCAGCCGGGACGACGGCTGGAGGACGTCGACTGCTTCCGCGACTACCTGGTGCTGTCGTACCGGGAGGCCGCCCTGCCTCGGTTGGCGATCGCCGATCTGCGGAGCATCGACGGCCTGCCGACCGCCGACGACTTCGTCGAGGTGACCTTCGACCAGGAACTCCGTTCCGCGGGCCTCGGTGCCAACGCCGAGTGGGAGACCCCGAAGCTGCGCATCGGCTACGGCAGTTACGTGGACCCCTCCGAGATCCTCGATCTGGACGTCGCGACCGGCGAACGGACCCTGCTGCGCAGGCAGCCGGTTCTCGGCGGGTACGACCCCTCCGACTACACGGCCGTCCGCGAGTGGGCGACCGCGGCCGACGGCACGCGGATCCCGGTGTCGCTGGTGTTCCGTCGGGATCTGGACCTCACGACGCCGTCGCCGATGTTGCTGTACGGGTACGGCTCGTACGAGACCTGCCTGGATCCGGGGTTCTCGGTGGCCAGACTGTCGATGCTCGACCGCGGCATGGTGATGGCCTTCGCGCACATCCGCGGCGGCGGCGAGATGGGTCGACTCTGGTACGAGAACGGCAAGACGCTCACCAAGAAGAACACCTTCACCGACTTCGTCGACGTGGCGCGGCATCTCATCGACACCGGCTGGACGTCTCCGGAGCATCTGGTCGCCGAGGGCGGCAGTGCCGGCGGCCTGCTGATGGGCGCCGTGGTGAACCTGGCGCCCGAGCTGTTCAACGGTGTCCTCGCCGCGGTCCCGTTCGTGGACGCGCTGAACTCGATTCTTGACCCGTCGCTGCCGCTGACGGTGATCGAGTGGGACGAGTGGGGCGATCCGCTGCATGATCCCGAGGTCTACGCCTACATGAAGTCGTACACGCCCTACGAGAACGTGGGGGCGAAGGCGTACCCGTCGATCCTCGCCGAGAACTCGCTGCACGACACCCGCGTGCTCTTCGTCGAGGCGGCGAAATGGGTCGCGCGACTGCAGGAGTGCACCACCTCCGACAACCCGATCCTGCTGAAGACCGAGATGTCCGCCGGCCACGGCGGTGTCTCCGGCCGCTACAAGCAGTGGGAGGAGACGGCCTTCGAGCTGTCGTGGATCCTGGAGAAGGCGGGCGCGCTGACGGAATAG
- a CDS encoding crotonase/enoyl-CoA hydratase family protein: MHGYAVAGGSDIALSCDLVVMADDAKIGYMPARIWGCPTTAMWVYRLGAEKAKRMLLTGDTIDGVQAKDWGLVIDAVPEAELDAAVDHLVQRMSGVPTNQLVMQKMMINQAYDNMGLQSTQSMAVLFDGITRHSPEGRWFVDFAQKYGFGAAVEWRDTGRFMPDGGGDLPTEDEIDAMRR, encoded by the coding sequence GTGCACGGCTACGCGGTCGCCGGCGGCAGCGACATCGCGCTCTCGTGCGACCTCGTCGTCATGGCCGACGACGCGAAGATCGGCTACATGCCCGCCCGTATCTGGGGTTGCCCGACCACCGCGATGTGGGTGTATCGGCTCGGCGCCGAGAAGGCCAAGCGGATGCTCCTGACCGGCGACACCATCGACGGCGTTCAGGCCAAGGACTGGGGCCTCGTGATCGATGCGGTCCCCGAGGCGGAACTCGACGCCGCGGTCGACCATCTGGTGCAGCGGATGTCCGGCGTCCCGACCAACCAGCTCGTCATGCAGAAGATGATGATCAACCAGGCGTACGACAACATGGGACTGCAGAGCACGCAGAGCATGGCGGTCCTCTTCGACGGCATCACCCGGCACTCGCCCGAGGGGCGCTGGTTCGTCGACTTCGCGCAGAAGTACGGCTTCGGTGCGGCGGTGGAGTGGCGTGACACCGGACGCTTCATGCCTGACGGCGGCGGCGACCTGCCGACCGAGGACGAGATCGACGCGATGCGCCGCTAA
- a CDS encoding TetR/AcrR family transcriptional regulator, producing MSRKQQRERTHQVLLDATMRCLVEFGHSGTTTQRIQEEAGVSRGALLHHFGSKTELLVAAIHHIADVRMADVDGMIAGLGDGPDALRDMVTALREAMTGPPFQAALELWTASRTDPQLREALLPAERRLGEKIRTVFNEHSGISDPKDSVLAFESLMALIRGFEITRNMRPDQRVADLVIDDWLARTTALRD from the coding sequence ATGTCGAGGAAGCAGCAGCGTGAGCGGACCCATCAGGTGCTGCTCGACGCGACGATGCGGTGCCTCGTCGAGTTCGGGCACTCCGGCACCACCACCCAGCGGATCCAGGAGGAGGCGGGCGTCTCGCGCGGCGCCCTCCTCCACCATTTCGGATCGAAGACCGAACTCCTGGTCGCGGCCATCCACCACATCGCCGACGTGCGGATGGCGGACGTCGACGGCATGATCGCCGGACTCGGTGACGGTCCGGATGCGCTGCGCGACATGGTGACCGCGCTGCGCGAGGCGATGACCGGCCCGCCGTTCCAAGCGGCTCTGGAGCTGTGGACGGCGTCCCGCACGGACCCGCAGCTGCGCGAGGCACTGCTCCCCGCGGAACGCCGCCTCGGAGAGAAGATCCGCACCGTCTTCAACGAGCACTCCGGGATCTCCGACCCGAAGGACTCGGTCCTCGCCTTCGAATCCCTCATGGCATTGATCCGCGGATTCGAGATCACTCGCAACATGCGCCCGGACCAACGCGTCGCCGACCTGGTGATCGACGACTGGCTGGCGCGGACGACGGCGCTGCGCGACTGA